In one window of Pseudanabaena sp. PCC 6802 DNA:
- a CDS encoding HEAT repeat domain-containing protein, with protein MSQNELFQQLKHPNPYMRERAMVEIAENRDDTTIPNLMSVLGDEDVVYRRAAVKALGVIGADTVPPLVDALLNSDNVTVRGSAAKALAQVALNYPEGPFPAVGMQGLKTALDDLNPVVHIAAVMALGEIGEPALDILLDSLQTTDNVALAVSIANALASIGGDRAAATLTGLIDDESADPYVRETAVSALSRLEQVNSMKQR; from the coding sequence ATGTCTCAAAACGAACTATTTCAACAACTCAAGCATCCCAACCCTTACATGCGGGAACGGGCGATGGTGGAAATTGCGGAAAATCGCGACGACACGACTATTCCCAATTTGATGAGCGTTTTGGGCGACGAAGATGTTGTCTATCGAAGAGCAGCCGTAAAAGCCCTGGGCGTAATTGGTGCAGATACCGTACCGCCCTTAGTGGATGCCTTGCTCAACAGCGATAATGTCACGGTGCGCGGTAGTGCGGCGAAGGCATTGGCACAGGTGGCGCTCAACTATCCCGAAGGTCCGTTTCCCGCTGTGGGAATGCAGGGCTTAAAAACCGCTCTCGATGACCTGAACCCCGTCGTGCATATCGCCGCCGTGATGGCATTGGGCGAGATTGGCGAACCTGCGCTCGATATATTGCTCGATTCACTCCAAACCACTGATAATGTAGCATTAGCCGTATCGATCGCCAACGCTCTGGCCTCTATTGGCGGCGATCGCGCCGCTGCAACCCTCACCGGATTGATCGACGACGAATCTGCCGATCCCTACGTACGAGAAACGGCAGTTAGCGCTCTATCGCGATTGGAACAGGTGAATAGTATGAAACAAAGGTAG